Proteins encoded together in one Pseudomonas sp. TCU-HL1 window:
- the pilG gene encoding twitching motility response regulator PilG, which translates to MEQHSEGLKVMVIDDSKTIRRTAETLLKKVGCEVITAVDGFDALAKIADSHPNIIFVDIMMPRLDGYQTCALIKNNSAFKSTPVIMLSSKDGLFDKAKGRIVGSDQYLTKPFSKEELLGAIKTHVPDFTPVEQAS; encoded by the coding sequence ATGGAACAGCATTCCGAGGGTTTGAAAGTCATGGTGATCGACGACTCGAAAACGATTCGTCGCACGGCCGAGACTCTGCTCAAGAAGGTGGGGTGCGAGGTCATCACCGCAGTCGACGGTTTCGATGCCCTGGCCAAGATTGCCGATTCCCACCCGAACATCATCTTCGTCGACATCATGATGCCGCGCCTGGACGGGTATCAGACCTGCGCCCTGATCAAGAACAACAGTGCTTTCAAATCCACCCCGGTGATCATGCTGTCCTCCAAGGACGGCCTGTTCGACAAGGCCAAGGGTCGCATCGTCGGTTCCGATCAGTACCTCACCAAGCCTTTCAGCAAGGAAGAGCTGCTCGGCGCGATCAAGACTCACGTCCCCGATTTCACCCCGGTGGAGCAAGCCTCCTGA
- the pilH gene encoding twitching motility response regulator PilH translates to MARILIVDDSPTEMYKLTAMLEKHGHQVLKAENGADGVALARQEKPDAVLMDIVMPGLNGFQATRQLTKDADTSHIPVIIVTTKDQETDKVWGKRQGAKDYLTKPIEEDTLIKTLNAVLAG, encoded by the coding sequence ATGGCTCGTATTCTGATTGTTGATGACTCGCCGACCGAGATGTACAAGCTGACTGCCATGCTCGAGAAGCACGGTCACCAGGTACTCAAGGCCGAGAATGGCGCCGATGGGGTGGCCCTGGCGCGCCAGGAGAAGCCGGACGCCGTCCTGATGGATATCGTGATGCCCGGCCTCAATGGTTTCCAGGCGACCCGTCAACTGACCAAGGACGCCGACACCAGCCACATTCCGGTGATCATCGTCACCACCAAGGACCAGGAAACCGACAAGGTCTGGGGCAAGCGCCAAGGCGCCAAGGACTACCTGACCAAACCGATCGAAGAAGACACCCTGATCAAGACCCTGAATGCGGTACTGGCCGGCTGA